The Breoghania sp. L-A4 sequence CGCTGGGCGCCGGCTGGATCGTCTATGACCAGCTGTGCAAGTCCGCGATCGGCAGGAACACGCCGCTGCTGGCCGGGCTGGTCTTCGCGCTGATCCTGCTCGCCGCCTATGGCTACACGCACATCTTCTCCGGCCGCGGGGCCTTCATCCATGTCGGCGCCTTCATCGGCACCATCATGGCGGTCAACGTCTTCGGCGTGATCGTGCCCAACCAGAAGAAGATCACCGCCTCGCTGCTCAAGGGCGAGCCGCCCGATCCGGCGCTCGGCGCCATGGGCAAGCAGCGCTCGGTGCACAACAATTATCTCACCCTGCCGGTGCTGGTGATGATGGTCTCGGGCCACTATCCCATGCTCTCCGGCCACCCGCATTCGTGGATCCTGGTGGCGCTGATCATCGTCATCGGCGCCATGGTGCGGCATTTCTTCAACCGGCACGAGGCGGGCGATCCGCTGGCCAAGATCGCCTGGACGCTGCCGGTCGCCGCCATCGGCCTCGCTGCCGCCATGGTGATGACGGCGCCCAAGGGGATTGATGCGGACGCCGACGTGATCTCGGACGCGGAAGTGCTCACCATCACCGGCACCCATTGCGCCATGTGCCACGCCAAGGTGCCGCGTCACGAGGGCTTCGAGGAAGCCCCAACGGCGTGCATCTTGAGACGCTCGACGACCTGCGCCGCTTCCGCGTCCAGATCACGGCCCAGGCCGTGCACTCCCAGGCCATGCCGCTCGGCAACGAGACCGGCATGACGGATGAGGAGCGGGAGAAGCTCGGCGCGTGGCTCGCCAGCCAATAGGACGATGAATGCCTCAAACCGATGAAGACGCGGGCGAGGGACCCTGGAGCCTCGCCGAAATCAACGCCTGGCCGCGCGATGTCTTTGCGGCCCGTTTCGCCGATATCGCCGAGCACTCGCCCTGGGTGGCGGAGGCCGCCGCGGACCGTCGCCCCTTCGCCGATGTTGAGGCGCTGGCCGGCGCGTTCGACGCGGTGATGCGCGCCGCGCCCCGCGAGCGGCAGCTGGCGCTGATCCGGGCGCATCCCGATCTCGCCGGCCGCGCCGCGCTGGCTGGACAACTGGCGGAGGATTCGCGCCGCGAGCAGGCGGGCGCCGGGCTTGATCAGATGACGGAACAGGAGTTTTCCCGTTTCAACACGCTCAATGCCGCTTATAAGGAGCGCTTCGGATTTCCCTTCATCCTCGCGGTGAAGGGCGCCACCCGTCATCAGATCCTGGAGAGTTTCGAGGCCCGGATCGGCAACGACAGGCAGACGGAATTCGACATGGCCCTGAGCCAGATCGCCCGCATCTTCCGCTTCCGCCTGCGCGACCGGGTGCGCGACATCTGAGCCCGGAGCCGGAGGCTGTGCAATGCGCACCTGAAACGGCGCGTTTTCGGCTCCTGGCGGGGCATGCCGCCTGTGCGGATCGTGTTGAATGCCTGTTGATACCCTGTTGAAAGCTTGTGGAAATCCTGTCGATAAATGACCCAGACTCCAGTTGAATCCAATCTTGCCCAGGCGGCTTCCAACTACATCGAGGCGCTCGCCCGCCACACCAGCGACGAAGGCGCGCTGACGCGGCTCTATCTGAGCCGGGAGCACCGCGCGGCGGCCGATGAGGTGGCGAATTGGATGCGCGACGCGGGTCTTGAGGTCTCCGAGGACAACCTCGGCACCGTGCGCGGCCATCTCGCGCCCACCCGTTCGGATGGCTCCAACCGGCGGCTGCTGATCGGCTCGCACATCGACACGGTGCGCGACGCGGGCAAATACGACGGCAACTTCGGCGTCGTCGCAGGCATCCTCGCGGCGCGCAGCCTGCGCGACAGCGGCACGGAGCTGCCCTTCGGTCTCGATATCCTGGCCTTCGGCGACGAGGAGGGCGTGCGCTTTCCC is a genomic window containing:
- the uraD gene encoding 2-oxo-4-hydroxy-4-carboxy-5-ureidoimidazoline decarboxylase, encoding MPQTDEDAGEGPWSLAEINAWPRDVFAARFADIAEHSPWVAEAAADRRPFADVEALAGAFDAVMRAAPRERQLALIRAHPDLAGRAALAGQLAEDSRREQAGAGLDQMTEQEFSRFNTLNAAYKERFGFPFILAVKGATRHQILESFEARIGNDRQTEFDMALSQIARIFRFRLRDRVRDI
- a CDS encoding urate hydroxylase PuuD; the protein is MTPFLADWLNLLLRWAHLIVGIGWIGTSFYFIALDLALRKRPGQPEGVLGTAWEVHGGGFYHVQKYTVAPSELPEDLLWYKWEAYLTWVTGFCLLVVQYYLNANVYLIDPQKLAMTPGEAALMSIITLGAGWIVYDQLCKSAIGRNTPLLAGLVFALILLAAYGYTHIFSGRGAFIHVGAFIGTIMAVNVFGVIVPNQKKITASLLKGEPPDPALGAMGKQRSVHNNYLTLPVLVMMVSGHYPMLSGHPHSWILVALIIVIGAMVRHFFNRHEAGDPLAKIAWTLPVAAIGLAAAMVMTAPKGIDADADVISDAEVLTITGTHCAMCHAKVPRHEGFEEAPTACILRRSTTCAASASRSRPRPCTPRPCRSATRPA